Part of the bacterium genome is shown below.
CCTTTAATCCACTTGTATCCCCTTCCTGGCTTTTAAGCTTTTTAAATTCTTCTATTAGCTTATTTATCTTTTCTTCCAATACATCAAATTCTTCCATTCTCTAATTATAATCTTTTAAAAACCTTTTTGTCAAAATTTGTTTTTTTCTTATAGAACTTCCCCAAGTTTTTATGTTAGATAATAACCTTTTCTACATCCTCCTCCTTCATTGTTTCAATATCCCTTACATAAAATCTTGAAATCCCAAAAGCTTTGTAATATAATTTAATTTCCAATAATTATTTTTTGCACCATATTATGTGAAGAGCCAAAAATTCATTGAGTCAGGGTATGTGTTATGACAAATCTCCTAGATGAATTAAATGAGGAGCAAAGGGAGGCTGTATCTCATAAAGGCTCACCACTTCTTATTATTGCCGGAGCTGGAACAGGAAAGACATCTGTAATTACAAAAAGGATTGCATGGCTTATTACAGAAGAAAAAATTCCATCTTCTGAAATCCTTGCAACAACATTTTCTGATAAGGCAGCCTATGAGATGGAAAATAGGGTAGATGTCCTCATTCCTTATGGCTATACAAATTATACCATATCAACCTTTCATTCATTCGGTGATAGAATCTTAAGGGATAATGCATTGGAGATGGGCTTGCCACCAGATTTTAAGGTTTTAACAAATGCAGAGCAGGTAATATTCTTGAGGGAGAATTTATTTGGGTTTCCCTTAAAAAGATATAGACCTTTAACAAACCCAACAAGATACTTACAAGCCCTTACCAAGCTTATTGCAAGGTGTAAGGATGAGGATATAAAGCCAAGCGAATATATTGAATATGTAGAAGCCTTGCCAAGCGAAACAGAAGAGGATAAAGATTACAAAGAGAGGCAGATTGAGCTTTGCTATTCTTATAAAAAATACGAGGAGATGATGAGAAAGAATGGCTTTATTGACTTTGGAGACCAGATTGTCCTGGTATTAAAGCTTTTTCGGGAAAATCCACATATCTTAAAATCATACAAAGAAAGGTATAGACACATCCTGGTTGATGAATTTCAGGATACAAATTTCTCACAATTTCAAATGCTTAAGATGCTTGCCTCGGAAAATATTACAGTAGTAAGTGACGATGATCAATCTATCTATAAGTTTAGGGGCGCTGCAATATCAAATATATTAAATTTTCAGAGCTTCTTTCCCAATAACAAAATTATTGTCTTAAAGAAGAATTATCGCTCAAGCCAGCCAATCCTTGACACCTCATACAAACTTATACAATATAATAATCCTGATAGGCTTGAGTATAAGGAGGGGATAGATAAGCACCTTATAGGAAGAACACAGGATGGAAAGCTGCCTATATTTATCCATTACGAAGATGGAACAGGAGAGGCAGACGCTATAGGAAAAATTATAAAGGAAAAGATAGGGCAAGGAGAAAACCCATCCTCTTTTGCTATCCTTGTCAGGGCAAACTCTGATGCAGAAATTTATAAAAGAACATTAAACCTACTTGGCATTCCATCATACTTTAGTGGCGATACAGGCCTTTATTTCCAGCCAGAGGTAAAGACCTTGATTGCATTTTTAAGGGTTATCAATAACCCTGACGATACCTTAAGCCTCTATTACCTCTCTCAATCTGATATTTATCAGATAAACCAATATGACCTGGCAAGGCTTATGGCAGAATCCTCAAATAAAAAAAGATCTTTGTGGTTTGTTTTTAATAATCCTGATATTGAGATATTGGAAGAAACCAAACAAATTATAGAAAGGATAAAGGATGAGATAACAAGATTCATTTCCCTTTCGGCAAGGCTCTCACCTGGCGAGATTCTTTACCAATTTCTTTCTCTTTCTTATATTCTAGAACTTACAGGGAATCTTTCAAAAGAGAATGAAAGAAAGCTTTTAAATATT
Proteins encoded:
- a CDS encoding ATP-dependent DNA helicase, producing the protein MTNLLDELNEEQREAVSHKGSPLLIIAGAGTGKTSVITKRIAWLITEEKIPSSEILATTFSDKAAYEMENRVDVLIPYGYTNYTISTFHSFGDRILRDNALEMGLPPDFKVLTNAEQVIFLRENLFGFPLKRYRPLTNPTRYLQALTKLIARCKDEDIKPSEYIEYVEALPSETEEDKDYKERQIELCYSYKKYEEMMRKNGFIDFGDQIVLVLKLFRENPHILKSYKERYRHILVDEFQDTNFSQFQMLKMLASENITVVSDDDQSIYKFRGAAISNILNFQSFFPNNKIIVLKKNYRSSQPILDTSYKLIQYNNPDRLEYKEGIDKHLIGRTQDGKLPIFIHYEDGTGEADAIGKIIKEKIGQGENPSSFAILVRANSDAEIYKRTLNLLGIPSYFSGDTGLYFQPEVKTLIAFLRVINNPDDTLSLYYLSQSDIYQINQYDLARLMAESSNKKRSLWFVFNNPDIEILEETKQIIERIKDEITRFISLSARLSPGEILYQFLSLSYILELTGNLSKENERKLLNIGRFFEIIKNIQPLLRYNRIPELVSYLDLLIESGDDPGAVEPEPEEELVKILTVHKAKGLEFKYVFIPHLVQRHFPSSDRPDLLEIPEALIKDILPSGDFHLQEERRLFYVAMTRAKDELYLSSARDYGTKRPWKTSQFVSEALDIPKEKPQSSPIMDKIEMVRDVEVEIGDKEKEGLITLSHYQIDDYITCPLKYRYVHILKGFIQKHPSVIYGNSLHQAISFYYKRKREKKPVSLSDIQNIFEKTWICEGFISREHEEKMIDEGKNVLSRFYEEEEKKGIIPTYVEMDFKVMLEDDIRLIGRFDRVDIDGNNVLISDFKSGDITSQEKADKRVKENLQLAIYAFAWNRLFNKIPKVSLIFLSSGLQGFYELKDIDLDKTEEKIKQSADGIRRKLFNPTPAYNNCLYCAYQRICQASFLSH